From Bradyrhizobium sp. AZCC 1610:
AAAGCCGTTCGGCCTGATCGCCAACAATCCAAAGCATCTCGGCGGCGCGATCGATGCGCCGGCGGGTGACAAGGCCGCGCGCTTCATGCAGCTCTGCGATGCCTTCGACATCCCGCTGTTGTCACTGTGCGATACGCCGGGCTTCATGGTCGGTCCCGAAGCCGAAAAGACCGCGATCGTGCGCCATGTCGCGCGCATGTTCGTGACCGGCGCGAGCCTCACCGTGCCGCTGTTCGGCATCGTCCTGCGCAAGGGCTATGGCCTTGGCGCGCAATCGATGATCGGCGGCGGCTTCCACGCCTCCTTCTTCACGGTGGCCTGGCCGACCGGTGAGTTCGGCGGCATGGGGCTGGAAGGCTATGTCCGGCTCGGCTTCCGCAAGGAGATGGAGGCAATCGAGGACCCGGCCGAGCGCGAGGAGTACTACCAGGCCAAGGTCGCCGAACTCTACGCCAACGGCAAAGCGGTCTCGATTGCATCCGTGCTGGAGATCGACGAGGTGATCGATCCCGCCGACACGCGGCACTGGATCATGTCGGGCCTGCGCTCGGTGCCGAAGTCGGAAGCGCGCACGACAAAGAAGCGGCCGTGTATTGATGCGTGGTAGCGGAAGACCCGTAGGGTGGGTTAGCGAAGCGTAACCCACCATTGATCCGCTTGCACAGCGGCCGGCGGATTACGCTCAGCTAATCCGCCCTACGGACTGCGGACTGATTTGCTTTGCACGCAAGCGCAATCTTGCGCAGCCGCGTGCGACCAACTGGCACGACGGGCAAATCACTTCTGATTTTCCGAAGTGGTGTCAAGGCCGGGAATCAAAAATATTCTGCTTTCGTTCTGACCCAAATCACTCACATAACTCCGCTTGTCTCACGGCAGATGAGGGGCGTTGGCCATCGTCACGAACGTGCGGTGAGATGCGATGGACGCAAATGGCGCGATAGACGTACGCGCCGGATGTGTACGGTGAAGTCGTGTGGTCCGGACGCCGCGGTGCTGGCGTTAAGTTCTCGAGAAGCAAGCTTCTTGGGAGCGACGGTGGCAAGAAAGCCGTTCACCGGGGAGAGCACGAAGTAAGCCGTAAAGCCATTGCGCAGGGAAGGCCGGAATGCTCCCGCTGCCCTGTATGCTCGTGTGCATTTTTGTTTGCGCAAATCGCACGCGAGACCGCGGGTGCAGCAAGCAACCGGTCTTCCCTGCGCCCTCTGATCGAAGAGGGCGGGAAGTTGATAGCAGGCCTCGGACGCAATGCGCCGCGAGATCGCGAAGTCGTATCGGCGTAGGATGGGTGGAGCGAAGCGATACCCATCGCCATCCGCACCGGCATTGATGGGTATCGCTTCGCTCCACCCATCCTACGCGATCCGCTCAGCCGTCATCGTCCGCGAAGGCGGGTGACCCAGATGCTATGGGGGGAGCGGCGGCGAGGGTGTGGATACCCTCGAGCGCCGTGATCACGCAATGGAGCACCCCATGTCGCAATCGTTTGACGCCAGCAGGTCCCTCACCGCCTTCGAACAGGATAGCACGTTGGTCGCAGTGATCGAGATGAGCCAGTCGAAGTGGCTTGTTGCGGCTGTGATCCCGGGGGTCGAGCGCCAGCCCCTGAAGAAGCTTGGTGCAAATGCGGACGCTCTGCTGAAGCTGTTGCAGCGCTGGCAGGATGAAGCGCGCAAGGCCGGGCGGACGGTCAGGCGGATCGTCTGCGCCTATGAGGCCGGGCGAGACGGATTCTGGCTGGCGCGCTGGCTGCAGGCGCGCGCCATCGAGGCCTACGTCATCCATGCCGCAAGCATCGCAGTGTCCCGCGAGCACCGCCGGGCCAAGACCGATCGGATCGATACGGAACTGCTGATGCGCTCGTTTCTCGGCTGGCTGCGTGGCGAGAAGCGCCATTGCAGCATGGTCGCGATCCCGACCATGGCGGAAGAAGATGCGCGGCGGCCGAGTCGTGAGCGGGAGAGCCTCGTGGGCGAGCAAACACGGATCGTCAACCGGATCAAGGCTGTCCTCGCCCTGTTCGGCATCGGCGGGTTCAATCCGAGGCTGCGCAAGGCGGCGCAGAAGCTTGCGACACTGCACACCGCGGAAGGAACACCGTTACCGGAAAATGCCCACGCCGAATTGCGCCGCGATCTGGAGCGGCTGCGCCTGGTGCACGACCAGATCCACATCATCGAAAGTGAACGGTTGCGCCGGCTCGCGCTCGCGCCGGCCGCAACGACAAGGCCTCACGCGATGGTTCGTCTGATCGCAAGGGTTTTTGGCGTCGGCATTGAGACCGCCGACATGCTGGTAAATGAGGCGCTGGCGCGCAAGCTGCGCGATCGCAAAGCTGTTGCGCGCTATGCTGGACTGACCGGCGCGCCGGACGAGAGCGGCAAGCGCCGGCGCGAGAAGGGACTGGCCCGCGCCGGCAACGGTCGGGTCCGCCGCGGCATGATCCAACTGGCCTGGCGCTTTCTGATCTTCCAGAAGGATAGCCGGCTCGTCCGTTGGTTCCGCGAGCGCACAGCGGATGGCCGCAGCACCACGCGCAAAACCATGATCGTGGCGCTGGCGCGCAAGCTGCTCATCGCGCTGTGGCGGCTGGCAACCACCGGCGAGATAACTGAGGGGCTCAGGCTGCGCCCGGCCGGCACTTGACCATGCAGCTTCCGCAACTCCAACACGATTGACGGTTCAGCAGCCGGCAGTCTGCCGACGACATCCGAGGTGGCGGTGATCCGCCGGAATACATGGCCTTTGCGCCGCGACCCAGAATGGACCCGCCGCCCCGGAGCTTCGCCCCCCGATGCGCATGCATGCATCATGGTTCTGGTCCCGATCGATCAACCGAATACAAGTCTGCGACGCGGTATCGCGTCCACGGTGGGCTCGCCTCGGAAATCGTCCCTATGCCGCTAACGCCAAACCTCGTCCCGCCCTCAAGCCTGCCGCCGGGCTCACGACCGTCAAGGGCTGCGTCGCTCCGCGATGGCCTGCGGCCACCCTTGACCGTCGTTCCGCCCAGGCGGCTAGTCGTCTCGGGGTCGGGACGAGGAGATGTCGGTCTTCGTCGAACAAGGAGACGACAGCAATGATCTGACAACGATCACTCTTGATCACCCCCATACAAGTATTCCAGAGACGTCAGCGATTCAGCGGAGAAGCCGCGGCGTACTGGATACCGCCTTCGCGGGGTATGACGATCGTCAGGTGGTTAGAGCCTTATGCGATTACTACCCCAACCTCAACTCCTCATACCCCTTCGCCGCCACCTCATCGCACCTTGCGCGATAAGCCGGCGCGCTGCCGCTGTAGCGGGCGACGATGCGGGTCTGCTTGCCCTCGACGTTGGAATTGATGCCGGTCATCCAGGAATTGACTTCGTTGGACAGCAGTCCCTCGCCGAGCGCCTTGACGTGGTCGGTCCAGGATTTCACGCCTTCCGGTGTCGCCTCCAGCCGCGTCAGCTTGTTGGCCATAGCAAAACGTATCAGTCCGGTCACCCAGTCGATGCTGTATTCGATGCTGCGCGGGATGTTGCCGAGCGCGGTGTGCGGCCCCATCAGCATCAGCATGTTCGGAAATTCATGCACCATGATGCCGAGATAGGTCTCCGGGCCTTTTCTCCACTTGTCCTTCAGCCGCACGCCGCCAACCCCGCGAAAATCGATCTTGTCGAAGCTGCCGGTGATGGCGTCAAAACCGGTCGCGTAGATGATGATGTCGAACGCGTATTCCCTGTCGCTGGTCTTGATGCCCGCAGGCGTGATCCGCTCGATCGGCGTCTCGTTGATGTCTACCAGTTCGACATTGTCCTGGTTGTAGACCTCGTAATAGAAGGTCTCGAGCGGCAGCCGCCGCGTGCCAAAGCCGTGATTCCTGGGGATCAGCTTCTCGGCCACGGCCTGGTTCTTCACGCGCTCTCGGATCTTGCGCGCCACGAAATCGGAGATCGTGGCGTTCGCCTTGCGGTCGATCAGGATGTCGCGGAAATTGCCTTGCCAGATGCCGAAGCCGCGCTCGCCATAGAGCTTTTCATAAAACGCCTCGCGCTCCTCATCCGACACCTCGAACGCGCCGCGCGGGTCCGGCGTGTGCAGGAAGCAGGCAAAGGTCTCCTGGCAGCGGGCGAACATTTCCGGATAGCCCACCTTGATTTTCACTTGCGTCTCGGCGTCGATCTTGCCGTTGTGCAGCGGTGCGCACCAGTTCGGGGTGCGCTGGAACACGGTGAGATGGCCAACTTGTCCCGCGATGGTCTGGATGGTCTGCACGCCGGTGGCGCCGGTGCCGATCACGGCGACGCGCTTGCCGGTGAAATCGACGGGCTCCTTCGGCCATCGCGCGGTGTGGAAGGATGCGCCCTTGAAATCGTCGCGTCCCTCGATCCGCGGCAGCGTAGGGGTCGACAGCGGCCCGATCGCGGTGATCAAGAACCGCGTGTTGAAGCGGCTGCCGTCTTCGCGGGTAATGCTCCAGCTCCGCGAGCCCTCGTCGTAAACCGCTGCCGTCACCCGGCTGCGAAACTGGATATCGCGACGCAGGTCGAACTTGTCGGCGACATGGTTGAGATAGCGCAACGTCTCCGGCTGGCCGGCGAAATGCTCCGACCACTCCCATTCCTCCAAAAGCTCCTTGGAGAACGAATAGCCGTAGGAATAGCTCTCCGAATCGAATCGCGCGCCGGGATAGCGGTTCCAGTACCAGGTGCCGCCGACATCGGTGCCGGCCTCGAATACCCTCACGCGAAAACCTTGTTCGCGCAGCCGGTAGAGCTGGTACAGGCCCGACATGCCCGCCCCGATGATAATGGCGTCGTAATCCGGAATCGGCGTTGCTCCCGTGCTTATGGTTTGGTGCAAGGCTATCCGGTCTCGCGCCCGCGAACAAACCGGTATCGAGGCGCGGCAGGGTTGCAGGTTTGTCCGACCAAGCCCGCCTCACGCAGCTTTACTGCCGGCCGCATCTGCCCCTATCGTGAAGCCGAGATCGCCCTTAGGCGACGTAGTTCAGGGAGCGAAGCGAACCACAATGAACGATCCCGTTGACGTCCTGATCATCGGCGCCGGCGCATCCGGCGCGGCGGTGGCATGGAGCCTGGCCGAAACCAAGATGCACATCCTCTGCCTCGACCAGGGCGGCTGGATGAAGCCGTCGGAATATCCGAGCACAGGGCGGGACTGGGAGGCGAAGTTTTACGGCGACTGGTCGACCAGCCCGAACATCCGCGGCCGGCCCGAGGACTATCCTGTTAACGACGACAACTCGCCGATCAAGGTCGTCAACTTCAACGGTGTCGGTGGCTCGACGGTGATGTACACCGCGCATTGGCCGCGGCTGCACGCCTCCGATTTCAAGGTGAAGACGCTCGATGGCGTCGCTGATGACTGGCCGATCGATTACGAAGTCCTCACCCCGTTCTTCGAGGAGAACGACCGGATGATGGGCGTATCGGGCCTGTCAGGTGATCCGCTTTCGCCGCTGACGCACCCGCCGATGCCGCCGCAGCCGCTCGGGCTTTCCGGCCCGCTGATCGGCAAGGCCATGAACAAGCTCGGTTGGCATTGGTGGCCGTCGGACACCACGATCGCGACGATGGATTACGAGGGCAGGGCGCGCTGCATCAATCTCGGCCATTGCACGCCGGCCTGCGCGCAAGGCGCCAAAGCCTCGACCGACATCACCTATTGGCCGCACGCGATCCGCGCCGGCGTCGAGCTCAAGACCCATTGCCGCGTGCGCGAGATCCTGACCAACGAGGATGGCATGGCCTCGGGCGTCGTCTACTATGACAAGGACGGTGTCGAGCAATTCCAGACGGCCGAGGTCGTCATCATCGCCTGCAACGGCGTTGGTACGCCGCGGCTGCTCTTGAACTCGGTCTCCGGCCGCTTCCCGAATGGGCTGGCCAATTCATCCGGCCTGGTCGGCAAGAACCTGATGTTCCATCCCTATGCGCAGATCTACGGCTTCGTGAAGGAGCCGACCGACAGTAACCGCGCGCCGCCGACCTGCCTCTGGAGCAAGGAGTTTTACGACACAGACCTGTCGCGCGGCTTTGTCCGAGGCTATGGCATCCAGTTCGGCCGCGGTGCAGGGCCCGTGTTCGAAGCGGTCGCGAGCGAGCAGAAGGGCATTTTGCCGTGGGGTGCGGATCATCACCGCGTGTTTCGCAAGCTCAATGGCCATCGCCTCGCGGTCTCCGCGATTTGCGAGGATCTGCCCGAGGAGCACAACCGCGTCACGCTCGATCCCGTGCTGAAGGACAGCCACGGAATCCCTGCGCCGAAGATCGATTACACCATCGGCGAGAACAGCCGGAAGATGATGGAGCATGGCCTGGCGCGCGGCCGCGAGATTCTCGAAGCCGCCGGCGCGACCGACATCTGCATCAACAACCCGATTCCCTGGGGCGGCTGGCATCTGCTCGGCACGGCGCGGATGGGTACCGATCCTGCGCGCTCCGTGGTCAACGAATGGGGCCGCTCGCACGACGTAAAGAACCTCTTCATCGTCGACGGCAGCGTGTTCGTGACCTCGGGCGGCGTGAATCCGACCTCGACCATCCAGGCGATCGCGCTCTATGTCGCCGACCAGATGAAGCAACGCCTTGCCAACCTCTTCGATTGAGACCGCCATGTCCGCAGCCAATGAACTGACCTCAGCCCAACGCGACGATCTCCGCACCGTCGCTGCGATGATTATTCCCGCCAGCGACGAGTACAAGGTGCCCGGCGCGGACGATCCCGCGATCCAGGCCGACATGCTGGCGACGCTCGGCCGCGACACCGCGCAGGTCACGCAGGCGCTCGATCATCTCGCGCGTCTCGCAGGCCAACCGCTGGCCGAACTCGATACGGCCAAACGCGAGGCGATAGCGACAGAGTTCCGCGCTACGGGCGGCGCTGCGGCGACGACGCTCGTCCGCGTCGTCCTGCAATGCTACTACCGCGACGACCGCGTGCTGCGCTCGCTCGGGCTTGAGCTGCGCGCGCCGTTCCCGAAAGGTTACACGCTGGAGCAGGGCGACTGGTCGCTGCTCGATCCCGTCAAGGCGCGGCCGGCGAAGTTCCGCCGCGCGCCCTAGCAGGCCAGCCCTGCGCCGGATGCGGGCATCTTGCGCAGGCGGTTCCCGGCCACCATCTGATGAGGCCGAAGGAATCTCGCCATGTTGGATGTTACCTCAGATATCGCCGATGACGATCCGTCATCGCGAACGGCCGAGCCTGCCCGCGACAATGACCGGGTCTTGCTCGATGCCTATTCCAATGCCGTGATCGACGTGACCGAACGCGTAGGCCCCGCCGTCGTGCGCGTCGAAACCGGGCCGAAGGTGCGCAGCGTGCGCGAGCGCGGCGGGCTTGGCTCCGGCATCGTGATCTCGCCCGACGGCCTGGTGCTGACCAACAGTCATGTGGTCGGCTCATCGAAAGAGATCAGGCTGCGCGACATCGAAGGCTTTGTCACCGATGCCCACGTGCTCGGCGTCGATCCCGACACCGACCTCGCGCTGTTGCGAGCCGACGGCGCGCGCGATCTGCGCTATGCCTCGCTCGGCAATTCCAAGAGCCTGCGCCGTGGCCAGCTCGTGGTCGCGATCGGCAACCCGCTCGGCTTCGAATCGACCGTTACCGCCGGTGTGGTGTCCGCGCTCGGCCGCTCGATCCGCTCGATGAGCGGGCGGACCATCGAGGACGTGATCCAGACCGACGCCGCGCTCAATCCCGGCAATTCCGGCGGCCCGCTGGTGTCGTCAGCGGCCGAGGTGATCGGCATCAACACCGCCATCATCAACGGCGCGCAGGGCATCTGCTTTGCGGTCGCCAGCAACACCGCGCAGTTCGTGCTGTCGGAGATCATCCGCCACGGCTATGTCCGGCGCGCCTATATCGGCGTGGCAGGTCAGACCGCGCCGATCCCGCGGCGGCATGCGGTGGTCGCCGGCGTCGACAACAAGATGGGCGCGCTGCTGGCACAGATCGAGCCGGATAGCCCGGCCGCAAAGGCAGGATTATTACCGGGCGATGTCGCGATCAGGCTCGACGGCGTCGAGATCAACGGCGTCGACGACCTGATCCGCGCTCTCGACCGCGACCGCATCGGCCGCACGTTGTCGATGGACGTGCTGCGAATGGGGAGGTTGCGCGCGATCGATATTCATCCGGTGGAGAGGAAGCCGGCGCGGTAGTATTGTCCTCAGTTCGTCATGCGCGGGCTTGACCCGCGCATCCATCAATCTTCGCAAGAGTCTTTTCTTGGGATGGATTGCCGGGTGAAGCCCGGCAATGACAAGCGTGGCCTACTAACGCAACGCCGCCAGCAACTCGTCCGGCGCTTCGGCCATGATCATGTGGCCGGCGCCGGGCACAACCACGATACGCGAATTCGGCGTCGCCGCCGCCAGCGTCTTGCCGGCCTTCGCGGGCGTCATCATATCACGCTCGCCGAGAATGAAGGTCGCGGGCACCTTAACCTGCGCGGCAGCCGTCAGCGCATTCTGATACGAATTACAGGCATTGAGATCGTTGTAGAGCACGCCCGGCCGTGACTGCTGCAGCACGCGCTGTGCGCCCTGATGCATCCACAGTCCCGGCGCGAGGCTGCCGCCGAGTTCGGCCTTGAAGCCGAGGCCCCAGATCGAGACCATGTCGATGGCATCGGGATTGTTGACCTCCGCGGCCTTGAGCAGATCCGGCCCCACGGTCATCGCGGCGGCGGTGCCGATCAAACTGAGGCCCGAGACCTTGTCGGGATGCCGCGCGGAAGTCTCGAGTGCGATCAGCGATCCCATCGAATGCCCGACCAGCTTCGCCTTCGTCGCGCCGGCCGCTTCGAGCAGCGCGGCGGTCCAGTCGGCCAGGTCGGCAATGGTCGGCAGCGGCGCGCCGGCCGAGCGGCCGTGGCCCGGCAGATCGGGCGCCAGCACGGAATAGCCGTGATGCGCGAACCAGCG
This genomic window contains:
- a CDS encoding IS110 family transposase; protein product: MSQSFDASRSLTAFEQDSTLVAVIEMSQSKWLVAAVIPGVERQPLKKLGANADALLKLLQRWQDEARKAGRTVRRIVCAYEAGRDGFWLARWLQARAIEAYVIHAASIAVSREHRRAKTDRIDTELLMRSFLGWLRGEKRHCSMVAIPTMAEEDARRPSRERESLVGEQTRIVNRIKAVLALFGIGGFNPRLRKAAQKLATLHTAEGTPLPENAHAELRRDLERLRLVHDQIHIIESERLRRLALAPAATTRPHAMVRLIARVFGVGIETADMLVNEALARKLRDRKAVARYAGLTGAPDESGKRRREKGLARAGNGRVRRGMIQLAWRFLIFQKDSRLVRWFRERTADGRSTTRKTMIVALARKLLIALWRLATTGEITEGLRLRPAGT
- a CDS encoding flavin-containing monooxygenase; the protein is MHQTISTGATPIPDYDAIIIGAGMSGLYQLYRLREQGFRVRVFEAGTDVGGTWYWNRYPGARFDSESYSYGYSFSKELLEEWEWSEHFAGQPETLRYLNHVADKFDLRRDIQFRSRVTAAVYDEGSRSWSITREDGSRFNTRFLITAIGPLSTPTLPRIEGRDDFKGASFHTARWPKEPVDFTGKRVAVIGTGATGVQTIQTIAGQVGHLTVFQRTPNWCAPLHNGKIDAETQVKIKVGYPEMFARCQETFACFLHTPDPRGAFEVSDEEREAFYEKLYGERGFGIWQGNFRDILIDRKANATISDFVARKIRERVKNQAVAEKLIPRNHGFGTRRLPLETFYYEVYNQDNVELVDINETPIERITPAGIKTSDREYAFDIIIYATGFDAITGSFDKIDFRGVGGVRLKDKWRKGPETYLGIMVHEFPNMLMLMGPHTALGNIPRSIEYSIDWVTGLIRFAMANKLTRLEATPEGVKSWTDHVKALGEGLLSNEVNSWMTGINSNVEGKQTRIVARYSGSAPAYRARCDEVAAKGYEELRLG
- a CDS encoding GMC family oxidoreductase, whose translation is MNDPVDVLIIGAGASGAAVAWSLAETKMHILCLDQGGWMKPSEYPSTGRDWEAKFYGDWSTSPNIRGRPEDYPVNDDNSPIKVVNFNGVGGSTVMYTAHWPRLHASDFKVKTLDGVADDWPIDYEVLTPFFEENDRMMGVSGLSGDPLSPLTHPPMPPQPLGLSGPLIGKAMNKLGWHWWPSDTTIATMDYEGRARCINLGHCTPACAQGAKASTDITYWPHAIRAGVELKTHCRVREILTNEDGMASGVVYYDKDGVEQFQTAEVVIIACNGVGTPRLLLNSVSGRFPNGLANSSGLVGKNLMFHPYAQIYGFVKEPTDSNRAPPTCLWSKEFYDTDLSRGFVRGYGIQFGRGAGPVFEAVASEQKGILPWGADHHRVFRKLNGHRLAVSAICEDLPEEHNRVTLDPVLKDSHGIPAPKIDYTIGENSRKMMEHGLARGREILEAAGATDICINNPIPWGGWHLLGTARMGTDPARSVVNEWGRSHDVKNLFIVDGSVFVTSGGVNPTSTIQAIALYVADQMKQRLANLFD
- a CDS encoding S1C family serine protease — encoded protein: MLDVTSDIADDDPSSRTAEPARDNDRVLLDAYSNAVIDVTERVGPAVVRVETGPKVRSVRERGGLGSGIVISPDGLVLTNSHVVGSSKEIRLRDIEGFVTDAHVLGVDPDTDLALLRADGARDLRYASLGNSKSLRRGQLVVAIGNPLGFESTVTAGVVSALGRSIRSMSGRTIEDVIQTDAALNPGNSGGPLVSSAAEVIGINTAIINGAQGICFAVASNTAQFVLSEIIRHGYVRRAYIGVAGQTAPIPRRHAVVAGVDNKMGALLAQIEPDSPAAKAGLLPGDVAIRLDGVEINGVDDLIRALDRDRIGRTLSMDVLRMGRLRAIDIHPVERKPAR
- a CDS encoding alpha/beta fold hydrolase is translated as MQLSVNGADVFVATGGRPFDPSLPAVVMLHGAGFDHSTWALHSRWFAHHGYSVLAPDLPGHGRSAGAPLPTIADLADWTAALLEAAGATKAKLVGHSMGSLIALETSARHPDKVSGLSLIGTAAAMTVGPDLLKAAEVNNPDAIDMVSIWGLGFKAELGGSLAPGLWMHQGAQRVLQQSRPGVLYNDLNACNSYQNALTAAAQVKVPATFILGERDMMTPAKAGKTLAAATPNSRIVVVPGAGHMIMAEAPDELLAALR